Below is a genomic region from Pseudomonas sp. JQ170C.
AGTACAGTGCCTTGTTGGAACGCCGTGACGCGCTGGCCGACGCCGAACGTTCGGCGCAGCTGGCGGCCGACCAGACCCACCGTTTCTACAAGGCCGGGCGCGAATCATTCCTGGCGGATCTGCAGGCGACGCGCACCTACACCGACATGCGTGCGCAACTGGCCATGGCCAATACCCAGGTGGCGATGGGGCAGATCGGCTTGTTCCTGGCCCTGGGCGGCGGTTGGTAGATTGCCTTGCGGGGCAAGCCCGCTCCTACAGCCCGGTAGGATCGGGCTTGCCCCGCGATCAGGTCACTTGTCCACAAACCCCTTGAGCATCTCGATCGGCAACGGAAACACAATGGTCGATGACTTGTCCCCGGCGATGCTGCCCAGGGTCTGCATATAGCGCAGTTGCATCGCCCCCGGCTGGCGCCCAAGCATCTCGGCGGCCTGCATCAGCTTCTCCGATGCCTGCAATTCACCTTCGGCATGAATCACCTTGGCCCGCCGTTCACGTTCGGCCTCGGCCTGGCGGGCGATGGCGCGGATCATCGACTCGTTGAGGTCCACATGCTTGATCTCGACGTTGGCCACCTTGATGCCCCAGGCATCGGTCTGGGCATCGAGCACTTGGCGGATGTCGAGGTTCAGGCGTTCGCGCTCGGCCAGCAATTCATCGAGCTCATGCTTGCCCAGCACGGCACGCAAGGTGGTCTGGGCAAGCTGGCTGGTGGCCATGAGAAAATCCTCGACCTGAATGATCGCCTTCTGCGGGTCCAGCACGCGAAAGTACAACACGGCATTGACCTTCACCGAGACGTTGTCGCGGGTGATCACGTCCTGCGGCGGCACGTCGAGCACCACGGTGCGCAGGTCCACCCGGACCATCTGCTGGATCCCCGGAATCAGCAACACCAGCCCCGGCCCCTTGACCCGCCAGAAGCGCCCGAGCTGGAACACCACGCCACGCTCGTACTCGCGCAGGATGCGAAATGCCGACAGCAACAGCACCGCGGTCAACGCCAGCAGTGCGCCGAAACCCAGTTCAAAGAACATGCTCAATCTCCTTGCACCACGGCATCTGCCGCAGCACTGACGTCCAGAAGTACGCCCTTGCGTGAGATCACCCGGACGCGTTGCCCCACGTGCAGTGGCGTCTGGCACTGGGCCTGCCACTGCTCACCCTGCGCCTGAACAGACCCGATGAACGGGTCGCTGTCGTTCACTGCCATCACGGTGGCAAGGCTCCCCACCAGCCCGGCATCGCCGCTGACCAGCGCACGCTTGCGCGCTCGCATGGCCATGCCCAGCACGCCGCCAAGCAGCAGCGCCGAGAACAGGGCCAGGAACAGGATCAACGGCAAGGGGATGCCGAAACCGGGAACATCGGTGTCCATCAGGATCACGGCACCCACCACGAAGGCGACGATGCCGCCAAAGCCGACCACCCCGAAGCTGGGCATGAACGCCTCGGCGATCATGAACGCCACGCCTAGCAGAATCAGCCCGGCCCCGGCATAGCTCACCGGCAACAATTGC
It encodes:
- a CDS encoding slipin family protein, with product MFFELGFGALLALTAVLLLSAFRILREYERGVVFQLGRFWRVKGPGLVLLIPGIQQMVRVDLRTVVLDVPPQDVITRDNVSVKVNAVLYFRVLDPQKAIIQVEDFLMATSQLAQTTLRAVLGKHELDELLAERERLNLDIRQVLDAQTDAWGIKVANVEIKHVDLNESMIRAIARQAEAERERRAKVIHAEGELQASEKLMQAAEMLGRQPGAMQLRYMQTLGSIAGDKSSTIVFPLPIEMLKGFVDK